One Synergistaceae bacterium genomic window, CTTCAATTGCTGCAACGTCGAAATCTTGAACGTCAATAATTTGTCCGACTTTGCCTTTTCTCTGAAGCTCACAAATCGGCCCGGTAATTCCTCCGATAGCCCACGCCATTTTTATGCCCTTTGCGTCCATGAGAGGCTCAAGGAATCTATTAACAGCGAGTGAAGGTCCTCCCGCACCTGTCTGGAAAGAAAATCCTTCTTTGAACCATGGGCAGGCTGCGATAACTTTTGCGGTATTCTCTGCCATCATTAAATCGCGGGGATTCTGAGTCATTCTTGCTGCTGCAGACGCAATTTTTTTCGGGTTGCCGATCTCATCAACTTTTACGACGTAATCAACATTTACACCGTGAATGCTGGGAGGGAAATTCGGATAAGGAACAAGAGTATCTGTAATAACTACAACTTTGTCAGCGTATTCTGAGTCCGGTACTGCATAAGATAACACACCGCAATCACTTTTTCCGCCAAGTGCGCGCGCGTTGCCGTATTCGTCTGAAGTCGGAGCACCGATAAAAGCTACGTCAATATGAACGTCGCCTTCTTCAACTGCTCTGACTCTTCCGCCGTGAGAACGCAAAATCGCAGGAGTCTTCAATTTTCCGTGTGAGACAACATCACCCATTCTGCCGCGTATTCCTGATGTCTGAATGCCCGTAACGATTCCCTGTTCGATATAATCTGCAATAGGATCATGAGCACTGCCCAAACTTGACGCAGCAATCGTAATATCCTTAATGCCTAAATCGACAATTTCTTTCATGACCATATTTACTATATAATCGCCGTCTCTAAAATGGTGGTGGAAAGATACTGTCATTCCGTCTTTGAGTCCCGTTGCGATTACTGCATCACGAATCGAAGGAAGTAATTTGCTTTCTTGCGGTTTCTCGTAAATTTT contains:
- the citF gene encoding citrate lyase subunit alpha, encoding MKKAVGREIPAEALAVELKNGRKYEPYQGKGYRDGQYIKKAGPTSKIYEKPQESKLLPSIRDAVIATGLKDGMTVSFHHHFRDGDYIVNMVMKEIVDLGIKDITIAASSLGSAHDPIADYIEQGIVTGIQTSGIRGRMGDVVSHGKLKTPAILRSHGGRVRAVEEGDVHIDVAFIGAPTSDEYGNARALGGKSDCGVLSYAVPDSEYADKVVVITDTLVPYPNFPPSIHGVNVDYVVKVDEIGNPKKIASAAARMTQNPRDLMMAENTAKVIAACPWFKEGFSFQTGAGGPSLAVNRFLEPLMDAKGIKMAWAIGGITGPICELQRKGKVGQIIDVQDFDVAAIEDIRTNPNHHEMTASEYANPANKGAFVNKLDFVVLAALEVDIDFNVNVITGSDGVLRGAPGGHPDTAAGAKCCVIVTPLTRGRMATICEKVVTVTTPGDCVDVVVTDYGTAVNPNRPDIIEALDKAGIKHVPIKELQEKAYSLVGRPDDLQWKDKVVAILEARDGTILDVVREIKPYEV